A portion of the Eulemur rufifrons isolate Redbay chromosome 30, OSU_ERuf_1, whole genome shotgun sequence genome contains these proteins:
- the LOC138378422 gene encoding 6-phosphofructo-2-kinase/fructose-2,6-bisphosphatase 1-like, with the protein MVNRVQDHIQSRTVYYLVNIHVTPRSIDLCRHGESELNLRGRIGGDSGLSARGKQAGRRALGSSSPGLAHLTLLA; encoded by the exons ATGGTGAACCGAGTGCAGGACCACATCCAGAGCCGCACAGTCTACTACCTCGTGAACATCCACGTCACACCCCGCTCCATCGACCTCTGCCGGCACGGCGAGAGTGAGCTCAACCTCAGAGGCCGCATCGGAGGCGACTCTGGACTCTCAGCTCGGGGCAAGCAG GCAGGTCGCCGCgccctgggctccagctctccAGGTCTGGCCCATCTGACTCTCCTGGCCTGA